One segment of Proteus appendicitidis DNA contains the following:
- a CDS encoding AAA family ATPase, whose translation MPERSHRIILTGGPGSGKTTLINELKNRGYPCSLEAGRAIIQDQNIIEGNALPWVDPNAFAQAMLIWELRSWHEASNNKMPYFYDRGLPDIAGYLLLCGLAIPKHLDKAITLFRYSANVFIAPPWAEIYIQDQERKQTEKEAEETYLAMIAVYKKYNYNLTELPKIGITDRVNFIINKI comes from the coding sequence ATGCCTGAAAGATCACATCGTATTATATTAACTGGAGGTCCCGGCTCTGGTAAAACAACACTAATAAATGAACTTAAAAATAGGGGTTATCCCTGCTCTTTAGAAGCAGGAAGAGCTATTATTCAAGACCAAAATATTATTGAAGGGAATGCATTACCGTGGGTAGATCCTAACGCTTTCGCACAAGCAATGCTAATTTGGGAGTTACGGTCATGGCATGAAGCAAGCAACAATAAAATGCCTTATTTCTATGATAGGGGGCTCCCTGATATTGCAGGATATTTACTACTATGTGGTTTAGCTATTCCCAAACACCTTGATAAGGCAATTACCTTATTTCGTTATTCTGCAAATGTGTTTATAGCACCACCATGGGCCGAGATTTATATTCAAGATCAAGAAAGAAAACAAACAGAAAAAGAAGCTGAAGAAACTTATTTAGCTATGATAGCGGTTTATAAAAAATATAATTATAACTTAACAGAACTACCCAAAATAGGAATAACAGATAGAGTTAATTTTATTATTAATAAAATCTAA
- a CDS encoding ParD-like family protein gives MGIVKISDELHEYLRKASNVMSRSVNAQAEFWIKIGIQAELNPDKTFPMIINEMLEKEAIKQEVE, from the coding sequence GTGGGTATTGTAAAAATTTCTGATGAATTACATGAGTATTTGCGAAAAGCAAGTAATGTGATGTCACGCTCTGTCAATGCTCAGGCAGAGTTTTGGATAAAAATCGGCATTCAAGCAGAATTAAACCCAGATAAAACGTTTCCAATGATTATTAATGAAATGCTGGAAAAAGAAGCCATTAAGCAAGAAGTAGAATAA
- the map gene encoding type I methionyl aminopeptidase, with protein sequence MDKITIKTADEIELMRESGRLLAKVFTMLDDFIVPGVSTLEINDKVDDFIVNELQSRPASKGQYGYEYVLNTSINEVVCHGVPKADERLKSKDIVNVDITLEKNGFIADSSKMYIMPEASPIARKLAKTTYQAMWEGIKEVKPGATLGDIGHAIQSFAQSHGYSVVREYCGHGIGREMHEAPQVLHYGIKGQGVELKEGMTFTIEPMINQGGAKIKTKKDGWTVVTRDKKLSAQSEHTILVTATGYEVLTLRPEEVLP encoded by the coding sequence GTGGATAAAATAACGATTAAAACGGCCGATGAAATTGAATTAATGCGTGAGTCAGGGCGTTTATTGGCGAAAGTTTTTACAATGCTTGATGATTTTATTGTACCAGGTGTTTCTACGCTAGAAATTAACGATAAAGTTGATGATTTTATTGTCAATGAACTTCAATCAAGACCAGCAAGCAAAGGCCAATATGGTTATGAGTATGTGCTAAATACATCTATCAATGAAGTTGTTTGTCATGGCGTGCCAAAAGCAGATGAACGCCTTAAAAGCAAAGATATTGTTAATGTTGACATTACACTAGAAAAAAATGGGTTTATTGCTGACTCTAGTAAAATGTATATTATGCCAGAGGCATCTCCTATTGCGCGTAAATTAGCAAAAACAACGTATCAAGCAATGTGGGAAGGTATTAAAGAAGTAAAACCGGGTGCGACATTAGGCGATATTGGTCATGCTATTCAAAGCTTTGCACAAAGTCATGGATATAGTGTTGTGAGAGAATACTGTGGGCATGGAATAGGAAGAGAAATGCATGAAGCACCACAGGTACTACATTATGGTATTAAAGGACAGGGCGTTGAATTAAAAGAAGGCATGACTTTTACGATCGAGCCAATGATAAATCAAGGAGGTGCTAAAATAAAAACCAAAAAAGATGGTTGGACGGTTGTGACAAGAGATAAAAAGTTATCCGCTCAATCAGAACATACTATTTTAGTAACAGCAACAGGATATGAAGTACTCACTTTACGTCCAGAAGAAGTATTACCATAA
- a CDS encoding antiterminator Q family protein: protein MENISKILEEWGSWVANDQNAINLFNNNKKEFIPERIKLRKKCTHHDANIINDLMKRLMMHNKEDYQLLINYYVFGKTFIQLAKYDQCSDTYIGKKLKKAEGMIEGMLIFSGSN from the coding sequence ATGGAAAATATTTCAAAAATTTTAGAAGAATGGGGATCATGGGTTGCTAATGATCAAAATGCTATCAACCTATTTAATAACAATAAAAAAGAATTTATTCCAGAACGGATAAAGTTAAGAAAAAAATGTACTCATCATGATGCTAATATTATCAATGACTTAATGAAAAGATTGATGATGCATAATAAAGAGGATTATCAGCTACTTATTAATTATTATGTTTTTGGTAAAACATTTATTCAGCTTGCAAAATATGATCAATGTTCGGATACATATATTGGGAAAAAACTGAAAAAAGCAGAAGGTATGATTGAAGGTATGCTGATTTTCTCAGGTTCTAATTAA
- a CDS encoding lipase family alpha/beta hydrolase, producing MSTIYPIVLVHGLSGFDDIVGYPYFYGIADALEKDGHKVFTASLSAFNSNEVRGEQLWEFVQKVLKETKAKKVNLIGHSQGPLACRYVAAKHAKKIASVTSVNGVNHGSEIADLVRRIMRKDSVPEYIADAVMKAIGTIISTFSGNRGNSQDAVAALEALTTENVTEFNKKYPQGLPAVRGGEGKEIVNGVHYYSFGSYIQGLIAGEKGNLLDPTHASMRVLSAFFAERENDGLVGRTSMRLGKLIKDNYAQDHLDMVNQVAGLVGRGEDIVAIYTNHANFLASKKL from the coding sequence ATGTCAACAATATACCCAATTGTTTTAGTTCACGGTTTATCTGGTTTTGATGATATCGTCGGTTATCCTTATTTTTATGGTATCGCGGATGCTTTAGAAAAGGATGGTCATAAAGTTTTCACCGCATCTCTTTCTGCATTTAATTCTAACGAAGTTCGTGGTGAACAACTTTGGGAATTTGTGCAAAAAGTTCTCAAAGAAACGAAAGCAAAAAAAGTAAATTTAATCGGTCATAGCCAAGGTCCATTAGCTTGCCGTTATGTTGCAGCAAAACATGCGAAGAAAATTGCTTCTGTTACCTCTGTTAATGGTGTAAACCATGGTTCAGAGATTGCTGATTTAGTACGACGTATTATGCGCAAGGATAGTGTGCCAGAATATATTGCTGATGCCGTAATGAAAGCTATTGGTACTATTATTTCTACATTTTCAGGTAACCGCGGCAATTCACAAGATGCTGTCGCAGCGTTAGAAGCATTAACAACTGAAAATGTAACTGAATTTAATAAAAAGTACCCACAAGGGCTACCTGCTGTTCGTGGTGGTGAAGGTAAAGAAATCGTAAATGGTGTTCACTACTATTCATTTGGTAGCTATATCCAAGGTTTGATTGCGGGTGAAAAAGGCAATTTACTCGATCCTACTCATGCTTCAATGCGTGTATTAAGTGCATTCTTTGCTGAACGTGAAAATGATGGCTTGGTAGGTCGCACAAGTATGCGGTTAGGTAAACTGATTAAAGATAATTATGCGCAAGATCATCTGGATATGGTGAATCAGGTTGCAGGGTTAGTAGGGCGAGGTGAGGATATCGTTGCTATTTATACAAACCATGCGAATTTCTTAGCAAGTAAAAAGCTTTAA
- a CDS encoding phosphatase: protein MYPVDLHAHTIASTHAYSTVSEYFQQAKKQGIQLFAITDHGPDMDDAPHEWHFSNLPVIPRIIDGVGILYGIEANIKNIKGETDCSEKMSKKLDIVLAGFHDPVMSSLGLVDNTKALIATIASGCVQMITHPGNPKYPIDIAEVAKAAASYNVALEMNNSSFIHSRVGSEKNCIEIAKAVRDAGGLIALGSDSHIASSLGNFDRVLEVLAQIDFPQERILNVTPRRVLDFLKSHGKKEIPEFSHF, encoded by the coding sequence ATGTACCCCGTTGATTTACATGCTCATACTATTGCTAGTACACATGCTTACAGTACAGTTAGTGAATATTTCCAACAAGCTAAAAAGCAGGGAATTCAATTATTTGCAATTACTGATCATGGCCCAGATATGGATGATGCACCTCATGAATGGCATTTTTCTAACTTACCGGTGATCCCTCGTATTATTGATGGTGTTGGTATTCTTTATGGTATAGAAGCGAATATTAAAAATATTAAAGGTGAAACGGATTGTAGTGAGAAAATGAGCAAGAAATTAGATATTGTGCTTGCTGGTTTTCATGATCCAGTCATGAGTTCATTAGGTCTTGTTGATAATACAAAAGCGTTAATTGCAACAATCGCTAGTGGCTGTGTTCAAATGATTACACACCCAGGTAATCCGAAATATCCAATAGATATAGCTGAAGTTGCAAAAGCAGCAGCCTCTTACAACGTTGCTTTAGAAATGAATAACTCATCATTTATTCATTCTAGAGTAGGGAGTGAGAAAAATTGTATAGAAATAGCGAAAGCAGTACGTGATGCAGGCGGATTAATAGCATTAGGCTCTGACTCACACATTGCTTCTTCACTAGGAAATTTTGATCGAGTATTAGAAGTATTAGCCCAAATAGATTTTCCACAAGAGCGTATATTAAATGTAACCCCAAGAAGGGTGTTAGATTTTCTAAAATCACACGGTAAAAAAGAGATCCCTGAATTTAGTCATTTTTAA
- a CDS encoding methyl-accepting chemotaxis protein produces MFNNFKQRYLPNVSFNMSSLKTTTLVWLITGSLILLLGLACVLFLSSVNDYKRNLNTLNNIYHEQSLLNNTWENLLQTRNTLNRASSRHLLIINKMATANTDISSLLQQTKEKLQHVENGWKSFKSFPHNVEDQSYIQQLEQKYTELNAALIEFLAFLEQGKTYEYLNQPTQTYQDNFEQAYTNYHQQLENYYTASLGEGELLYDKIIYSLIAISILIVIFSFLVQVVLRKNFISPLNAIMKNIEDISNGELATDVTTKGLFEINILTANIQKMRDQIKQIVNNINHSSGLINSELNDIAVMNNNLAIRVEQQSAAVLETSAGIRQLSVTSKQHAENTQASCELVTKTDTMIHQSNEMLANVVENMHEVVTFSEQINDITSTIDNIAFQTNLLALNAAVEAARVGEHGKGFAVVAKEVRELSISCNLASKEIKVLVANSSKKINQCFQLAADANDNMVDISKHTENINEMIHDISISTNEQSNGIAQIEDAINQLDQTTQANSTMTRELVSSLDSLQTQSDRLKQELTVFHQ; encoded by the coding sequence ATGTTTAATAACTTCAAACAACGTTATTTGCCAAACGTCTCTTTTAATATGTCGAGTTTAAAAACAACCACTTTAGTTTGGCTTATTACAGGCTCTTTAATCTTACTTCTTGGGCTAGCCTGTGTTTTATTTCTCTCTTCAGTTAATGATTACAAGAGAAACTTGAACACACTAAACAATATCTATCATGAACAGTCGCTCCTAAATAATACTTGGGAAAATCTACTACAAACACGTAATACCTTAAATAGAGCTAGCTCTCGCCACCTATTAATTATTAATAAAATGGCCACCGCCAATACTGACATCTCTTCGCTATTGCAACAAACTAAAGAAAAACTTCAACACGTTGAAAATGGATGGAAAAGTTTCAAGAGTTTTCCTCATAATGTTGAAGATCAAAGTTATATACAACAATTAGAGCAGAAATATACTGAGCTTAATGCAGCACTTATTGAATTTTTAGCCTTTCTAGAACAAGGCAAAACATATGAGTATTTAAATCAACCAACACAAACCTATCAAGACAATTTTGAGCAAGCCTATACTAACTATCATCAACAGCTAGAAAACTATTACACAGCCTCATTGGGGGAAGGTGAATTACTGTACGATAAAATTATTTATAGCTTAATCGCCATTTCAATATTAATTGTTATCTTTTCTTTCTTAGTTCAAGTTGTACTACGAAAAAACTTTATTTCACCTTTAAACGCTATCATGAAAAATATCGAAGATATTAGTAATGGAGAATTAGCGACCGATGTAACCACAAAAGGTCTATTTGAAATAAACATTCTCACTGCCAATATTCAAAAAATGCGAGATCAGATAAAACAAATCGTCAATAACATCAATCACAGCTCTGGCCTGATTAATTCAGAATTAAATGATATTGCTGTTATGAACAATAATCTTGCTATTCGTGTTGAACAACAATCAGCTGCTGTACTCGAAACCTCAGCAGGAATACGACAATTAAGCGTTACATCAAAACAACATGCAGAAAATACACAAGCATCCTGTGAGCTAGTAACAAAAACAGATACGATGATCCATCAAAGCAATGAAATGCTCGCTAACGTTGTTGAAAATATGCATGAAGTTGTCACGTTCTCTGAACAAATAAACGATATTACCTCTACTATCGATAATATTGCCTTCCAAACAAATCTATTGGCTTTAAATGCCGCCGTAGAAGCAGCAAGAGTAGGTGAACACGGAAAAGGTTTTGCGGTTGTCGCTAAAGAAGTAAGAGAATTATCCATTAGCTGTAATTTGGCATCAAAGGAAATAAAAGTACTTGTCGCCAATTCAAGTAAAAAAATAAATCAGTGTTTTCAATTAGCTGCGGACGCAAACGATAATATGGTAGATATTTCTAAACATACTGAAAATATTAATGAAATGATCCACGATATTTCTATTTCTACAAATGAACAAAGTAATGGTATTGCCCAAATTGAAGATGCAATAAATCAATTAGATCAAACAACACAAGCTAACTCAACAATGACACGAGAATTAGTTAGTTCATTAGATTCATTGCAAACACAATCAGATAGACTAAAACAAGAATTAACTGTTTTTCACCAGTAA
- the nqrE gene encoding NADH:ubiquinone reductase (Na(+)-transporting) subunit E: MLENYLNIFIKATFVENMALSFFLGMCTFLAVSKEVKTSLKLGLTVTVLLIIATPINNLIYHFILKKDAIVEGIDLSFLRYITFIGVLAALVQILEMFLDKFIPSLYHSLGIFLPLLTIHCAIFGATIFMVERDYTFTESVIYGAGCGIGWLLAIIALSGLREKMKYSNIPKGLRGLGITFITVGLMSLGFMSFSGISL; encoded by the coding sequence ATGCTTGAAAATTACCTTAATATCTTTATTAAGGCGACTTTTGTTGAGAATATGGCATTAAGTTTCTTTTTAGGAATGTGTACTTTTCTTGCTGTTTCTAAAGAAGTAAAAACCTCATTAAAACTAGGTCTTACTGTTACTGTTTTACTTATTATTGCCACACCTATCAATAACTTAATCTATCATTTTATTCTAAAGAAAGACGCGATAGTTGAAGGTATTGATCTTAGCTTTCTTAGATATATCACTTTTATTGGTGTTTTAGCGGCACTTGTTCAAATTTTAGAAATGTTTTTAGATAAATTTATCCCTTCACTTTATCACTCATTAGGGATTTTTTTGCCTTTATTGACTATTCATTGCGCTATCTTTGGTGCCACCATTTTTATGGTTGAACGTGATTACACCTTTACGGAATCAGTGATATATGGTGCAGGATGTGGCATCGGTTGGTTACTTGCGATTATCGCCCTCTCAGGTTTACGTGAAAAAATGAAATATTCAAATATTCCAAAAGGATTGAGAGGATTAGGGATCACATTTATCACAGTAGGGTTAATGTCTCTTGGTTTTATGTCATTCTCTGGTATTTCGCTTTAG
- a CDS encoding class IV adenylate cyclase, which translates to MSEHFQGKFEAELKYHLQNPKSFIYELTKSGATLFTPENKETDWYMEHNNTGFSTPTISLCIRKMLPSGINLLIVKGPDLSQCEAVRIEDAEKTVSMFTTLGYHCILNYTKSREIYFLDKFHITIDKLDKLGSFAEFAIMTDDQSKLPLYTDQLRHLAARFGFTEKDLEKNNYKTLMLNTLKS; encoded by the coding sequence ATGTCTGAACACTTTCAAGGTAAATTTGAAGCCGAACTAAAATATCACCTTCAAAATCCAAAGAGTTTTATTTATGAATTAACAAAATCAGGAGCCACATTATTTACACCTGAGAATAAAGAAACAGATTGGTATATGGAACATAATAATACTGGGTTTTCAACTCCAACTATCAGTTTATGTATAAGAAAAATGCTACCCTCAGGAATAAATCTTCTTATCGTTAAAGGTCCTGATTTATCACAATGTGAAGCTGTTCGCATCGAAGATGCAGAAAAAACAGTCTCTATGTTTACGACACTTGGCTACCATTGCATTCTCAATTATACAAAATCAAGAGAAATCTATTTTCTAGATAAGTTTCATATCACAATTGATAAACTAGATAAATTAGGCTCTTTTGCCGAGTTTGCTATCATGACGGACGACCAAAGCAAACTCCCACTCTACACTGATCAATTAAGACATTTAGCCGCAAGATTCGGATTTACAGAAAAAGATCTCGAGAAAAATAACTATAAAACACTTATGTTAAACACCCTCAAATCATAA
- a CDS encoding DUF2628 domain-containing protein, which translates to MNKELSEKWQERFSFFDKYGSPKTPEFKAAYKELSFGKRILIGMNIWAFFFGFIYFLILGLWRKALTLFAINIAIFTIIGFLPVNNGVINAVGIAVNILWAITANYAYYLKETKNDQSWNPFEGVL; encoded by the coding sequence ATGAATAAAGAACTTTCTGAAAAATGGCAAGAGCGTTTTTCATTTTTTGATAAATATGGTTCACCTAAAACACCAGAATTTAAAGCTGCTTATAAAGAACTCTCCTTTGGTAAACGTATTCTTATTGGAATGAATATCTGGGCATTTTTCTTTGGCTTTATTTACTTCCTTATTTTAGGTTTATGGCGCAAAGCATTAACATTATTTGCTATTAATATCGCCATTTTTACTATTATTGGTTTTTTACCTGTAAACAATGGTGTTATCAATGCGGTAGGTATCGCAGTTAACATTTTATGGGCTATAACAGCCAACTATGCATACTACTTAAAAGAAACCAAAAATGATCAAAGTTGGAACCCGTTTGAAGGTGTTCTGTAA
- a CDS encoding universal stress protein: MTKTVLVPVDFTELGLLDKVVSHLKALSVADKLNIHFLSVIPSYESFVGFAFAGQDRLASDKQRIEIALSTLKENLSHIDIPNSTTQFYVSIGNPRDKILETAKKIQAELIVIGSRNPGMKTYLLGSTASSVVSYAESSVLVVR, from the coding sequence ATGACAAAAACAGTGTTAGTACCCGTTGATTTTACAGAGCTTGGTTTGTTGGACAAGGTTGTGTCTCATCTAAAAGCATTGTCTGTCGCTGACAAATTGAATATTCATTTTTTATCAGTCATTCCAAGTTATGAGTCTTTTGTTGGATTTGCATTCGCAGGCCAAGATAGACTAGCAAGTGATAAACAACGTATTGAAATTGCATTATCCACACTAAAAGAAAATTTATCACACATTGATATCCCCAATAGTACAACGCAATTTTACGTGTCTATAGGTAATCCTCGGGATAAAATTTTAGAAACCGCAAAAAAAATCCAAGCAGAGTTGATTGTCATTGGTTCTCGTAATCCTGGTATGAAAACTTATCTTCTAGGTTCTACCGCATCTTCAGTGGTTAGTTACGCAGAATCATCTGTATTAGTCGTACGTTAA